In Erythrobacter sp. KY5, the DNA window GGTCTCTCGGCAGGCTATCACGATCTCGGAGCCGACGATGACGACACGTTCGACATCGACGACACCGGTGCAATCTTCGGCGTTGTTGCCGGCGTCGACTTCCCCATCGGCCAGCAGGTCTTTGCAGGCGTCGAAGGCAACTACCACTTCGGCACCGACGCCATCGATTCCGAATACGGCGTTGCCGCCCGCCTCGGCATTCGCACTGGCGAGAATTCCAAGATTTTCGTGCGCGGCGGATATCAGGAAGTCGATCTTGACCTTGAAGCCATCCTCGACACCGAACTCCCCGACGGTTTCGAAGACAGCGACGGTGATTATCTCGTCGGCGTAGGCGGCGAATTCGGCTTTGGCGGCAGCAATGCGAGCATCCGTGTTGGCGTCGACACCATAGCGTTCGATTCCGTGCGCGGCACTGTTGGGGTCGTCTTCGGCTTCTGATCGCGACAGCAATTCAATCCAAGGCCCGGCGATGCAACCCATCGCCGGGCCTTTTCGTTTCGAAAGGCGCGCGGTGTTTCGTGGTGACACGGAGCCGATCGGCAGCTAGCGCGACCGACCATGAGCCAACGCTTCTCCTTCGAACTTAAGGCCACCGATGGCCGCGCACGCACGGGTAAAATCCAGATGCTGCGCGGTGAAATCCGCACGCCCGCTTTCATGCCGGTCGGAACGGCAGCAACCGTAAAGGCGATGAAGCCCGAGGCGGTGCGCGCGCTTGGCGCGGACATTATTCTGGGCAACACCTATCACCTGATGCTGCGCCCCGGAGCAGAGCGCGTGGCGCGGCTTGGCGGGCTACACAACTTCATGCGCTGGGATCGCCCGATCCTGACCGATAGCGGGGGGTATCAGGTGATGAGCCTGTCGGACCTGCGCAAGCTTACCGAAAAAGGTGTCGAGTTTCGCAGCCATATTGACGGCTCGAAACATATGCTCACGCCAGAGCGTTCGATGGAAATACAGCGGCTGCTCGGCTCTGACATCGTCATGGCGTTCGACGAATGCCCTCGCGCCGACCGCCCGCGCGACGAGATCGCGGCCTCGATGGAGCTTTCCATGCGTTGGGCAAAACGCAGCCGCGATGCCTTCGACAGCGGCGAAGAGCACGCCGCGCGTTCTGCCCTGTTCGGTATCCAGCAGGGGGCGCTTGACGAAGATTTGCGCCGGATCAGCGCCGACAAGCTCACCGATATCGGTTTTGACGGATACGCGGTGGGTGGCCTGGCAGTGGGTGAGGGGCAGGAGGCGATGTTCGGTGTTCTCGACTATGCGCCCGGCATGCTGCCCGCCGATCGCCCACGCTATCTGATGGGTGTTGGCAAGCCCGACGATCTGGTTGGAGCGGTTGAGCGCGGAATTGATATGTTCGATTGCGTTCTTCCCACGCGCTCCGGACGAAATGGACAGGCCTTCACATGGAACGGCCCGTTAAATCTTCGCAATGCGCGGTTTGCGGAAGATCAGGAGCCGCTTGACGAAACATCGACCTGTTCCGCGTCGCGCGACTATTCGAAAGCGTATCTGCATCACCTCATCAAATCGGGCGAAATGCTGGGCGCGATGCTTCTGACAGAGCACAATCTGGCGTTCTACCAATCGTTGATGCAGGCCATGCGTACTGCAATTTCCGAACAGCGTTTCGATAGTTTCGCTGCCGAATTCCGACGCAACTATCTGAGGAATTGATCCGGCAGGCGTTTGACTTGCCACGCACGCAATGTATTCTCTTTGTCGTCGCAGAGGGGATCATAACTTCATGAAAACGTGGAATTGTCGCGTCATGGGTGCCATGGCGCTGGCAGCATTGGCATTTGTGCCCGGAACCGGAACGGCGGTCGCACAGGGGCAATCCGAAGATAGCGCTGAAAAACTGGCCGAGCGATTTGGCACGCGTTCTTCCGTGCTCGATGTGAGCCTATCGCCTTCGGGCTCGAAGCTCGCCTGGATTGCGCCGGGAGCCAATCACACAGAGGTGCTCAACGTCTTCGACCTCGATGGTGACGGCGGCATCAAGCAGATCGCATCAAATTCAGAAA includes these proteins:
- a CDS encoding outer membrane beta-barrel protein, producing the protein MKKLAYCAIAAAFMATPGVVFAQAEAAEPYVGLSAGYHDLGADDDDTFDIDDTGAIFGVVAGVDFPIGQQVFAGVEGNYHFGTDAIDSEYGVAARLGIRTGENSKIFVRGGYQEVDLDLEAILDTELPDGFEDSDGDYLVGVGGEFGFGGSNASIRVGVDTIAFDSVRGTVGVVFGF
- the tgt gene encoding tRNA guanosine(34) transglycosylase Tgt: MSQRFSFELKATDGRARTGKIQMLRGEIRTPAFMPVGTAATVKAMKPEAVRALGADIILGNTYHLMLRPGAERVARLGGLHNFMRWDRPILTDSGGYQVMSLSDLRKLTEKGVEFRSHIDGSKHMLTPERSMEIQRLLGSDIVMAFDECPRADRPRDEIAASMELSMRWAKRSRDAFDSGEEHAARSALFGIQQGALDEDLRRISADKLTDIGFDGYAVGGLAVGEGQEAMFGVLDYAPGMLPADRPRYLMGVGKPDDLVGAVERGIDMFDCVLPTRSGRNGQAFTWNGPLNLRNARFAEDQEPLDETSTCSASRDYSKAYLHHLIKSGEMLGAMLLTEHNLAFYQSLMQAMRTAISEQRFDSFAAEFRRNYLRN